One region of Permianibacter fluminis genomic DNA includes:
- a CDS encoding type 2 periplasmic-binding domain-containing protein: protein MKSCKFFAVALVASLVAAVAQAEVSVVVHPSSPAASMSEDDISKLFLGKSKSFPNGDTAVPINQNEGSAVRDKFNDAVVKKNASQLKAYWSQLVFTGKGTPPKDAGDDAEVKKLVAANPNMIGYIDSSAVDGSVKVVYKIP, encoded by the coding sequence ATGAAAAGCTGCAAATTTTTCGCCGTCGCTCTCGTTGCTTCACTGGTTGCTGCGGTAGCTCAGGCTGAGGTGTCTGTGGTGGTGCATCCGAGTTCGCCGGCGGCGAGCATGAGCGAGGATGACATCAGCAAACTGTTTTTGGGCAAGTCGAAGTCGTTTCCCAACGGCGATACTGCAGTGCCGATCAATCAGAATGAAGGCTCGGCGGTGCGCGACAAGTTCAATGATGCTGTCGTCAAGAAGAACGCCAGCCAGTTGAAGGCCTATTGGTCGCAGCTGGTGTTTACCGGCAAAGGCACGCCGCCGAAAGATGCTGGCGATGATGCTGAGGTCAAGAAGTTGGTGGCAGCCAACCCCAACATGATTGGCTACATCGACAGCAGTGCGGTTGATGGCTCGGTGAAGGTGGTTTACAAGATTCCTTGA